The Parashewanella tropica genome window below encodes:
- a CDS encoding glycoside hydrolase family 172 protein, translating into MHEFNGLGMNLGNLSRLSFAKSRSISPENMTGEAGKGGMATEGMGAIPARDLGQGWKISPSLEIDCNDTLTLADINGSGAIQQIWLACIGPKKRDLILRMYWDDQSHPSVEVPLGDFFCCGLENYAHVNSLPVCVNPGMALNCFWEMPFRKNARITLENRDPLQKAVVYFQINYTETQVPSDCAYFHAQFRRTNPVPYKGLHTILDGVEGQGQYVGTYMTWGCNSNGWWGEGEVKFFMDEDKDFPTICGTGTEDYFLGSHNYDIGTAVPSRENAYTEYSTAYAGVPEVQRPDGVYRSQHRFGMYRWHIHDPIRFEKQLKVNVQALGWRDFGNWGGDVEQRRYLPLQDDISSVAFWYQTLPSKPFPKLPHRDFLEIN; encoded by the coding sequence ATGCATGAGTTTAACGGATTAGGGATGAACCTAGGCAATCTCTCTCGACTTTCGTTTGCTAAATCACGTTCAATTTCTCCTGAAAACATGACTGGTGAAGCGGGAAAAGGTGGAATGGCAACCGAAGGTATGGGAGCCATACCTGCTAGAGATTTAGGGCAAGGATGGAAAATCTCTCCTAGTCTTGAGATTGATTGTAATGACACTCTAACACTTGCTGATATCAATGGCTCAGGTGCGATTCAGCAAATCTGGCTTGCTTGTATCGGACCTAAAAAACGTGACTTAATTTTAAGAATGTATTGGGATGACCAGTCGCATCCTTCTGTTGAAGTCCCGTTAGGTGATTTCTTCTGTTGTGGGTTAGAAAATTATGCCCATGTTAACTCTTTGCCTGTTTGCGTGAATCCGGGAATGGCGTTGAACTGCTTTTGGGAAATGCCGTTTCGTAAAAATGCTCGTATTACGCTTGAAAATAGAGACCCGCTACAAAAAGCTGTAGTGTATTTTCAAATAAACTACACCGAGACTCAAGTACCGTCTGATTGTGCTTATTTTCACGCTCAATTCCGTCGTACCAACCCTGTTCCATATAAAGGTTTGCACACCATTCTTGATGGTGTTGAAGGGCAAGGGCAGTATGTAGGTACTTACATGACTTGGGGCTGTAACAGTAATGGTTGGTGGGGTGAGGGAGAAGTCAAATTCTTTATGGATGAAGATAAAGACTTCCCAACCATTTGTGGTACGGGGACGGAAGACTATTTTCTTGGTTCACACAATTACGATATCGGTACTGCTGTTCCCAGTCGCGAAAATGCCTATACCGAATACTCAACGGCTTATGCTGGAGTCCCTGAAGTACAACGCCCTGACGGTGTTTATCGCTCTCAACATAGATTTGGAATGTACCGTTGGCACATCCACGATCCCATTAGGTTTGAAAAACAACTCAAAGTAAACGTTCAAGCTTTAGGTTGGCGTGACTTTGGAAACTGGGGGGGCGATGTTGAGCAACGTAGATATCTTCCATTGCAAGACGATATATCGTCCGTGGCTTTCTGGTATCAAACCTTGCCAAGTAAACCTTTTCCAAAATTGCCTCATAGAGATTTTCTAGAAATAAATTAA
- a CDS encoding mannose-1-phosphate guanylyltransferase/mannose-6-phosphate isomerase, translating into MANIRPIIMAGGSGTRLWPLSRQFFPKQFLSLDGETTLMQSTLNRLASIPHQTPTIICNSQHRFIVAEQLRASSSQADIILEPYGRNTAPAVALAAFHALDFGEDPVLLILASDHIIKNEPAFVSAVEKANHLAEQGNLVTFGVVPTKAETGFGYIKLGQAVEKGFEVAHFVEKPDLETAKLYFESKQYHWNSGMFMFKASVYLNELESYRPDIYKVCKAAFETQKSDIDFYRYDSDIFESCPDESIDYAVMENTKAAVVVPLDAQWSDVGSWSSLWDIEAKDERGNVCKGDVLTLNTNNSLISSNDRLVATIGLDDVVIVDTKDAVLVSKRSDVQQVKQIVAELDAQGRKETKHNREVYRPWGKYDCIDAGDRFQVKRITVKPGAKLSLQMHHHRAEHWVVVKGTAKVTKDDKEILLTENQSTYIPVGSVHALENPGLVNLELIEVQSGSYLGEDDIVRYKDDYGRA; encoded by the coding sequence ATGGCTAATATTCGACCGATAATAATGGCTGGAGGTTCAGGCACTCGACTTTGGCCGCTTTCACGCCAGTTTTTTCCAAAGCAGTTTTTATCGCTAGACGGTGAAACCACTTTGATGCAATCCACACTCAATCGATTGGCTTCAATTCCTCATCAAACGCCCACCATTATTTGTAATTCACAACATCGATTTATCGTTGCTGAGCAGCTCAGGGCCTCTTCTTCTCAAGCCGATATTATACTAGAGCCTTATGGTAGAAATACTGCTCCCGCAGTAGCCTTAGCTGCATTCCATGCTCTCGATTTTGGCGAAGACCCTGTTTTGCTCATTTTGGCGTCGGATCACATTATTAAAAATGAGCCAGCATTTGTGTCTGCTGTAGAAAAAGCAAACCATTTAGCTGAGCAGGGCAATTTAGTGACCTTTGGTGTTGTCCCCACAAAAGCAGAAACCGGCTTTGGTTATATCAAGCTGGGTCAGGCTGTCGAGAAAGGTTTTGAAGTGGCACATTTTGTAGAAAAGCCTGACTTAGAAACGGCAAAATTATACTTTGAAAGTAAACAATATCACTGGAATAGTGGCATGTTTATGTTTAAAGCCAGTGTTTACCTAAATGAATTAGAATCTTACCGACCTGATATCTACAAAGTATGTAAAGCCGCATTTGAAACCCAAAAATCCGATATTGATTTTTATCGATACGACAGTGACATTTTTGAGTCTTGCCCTGATGAATCCATTGATTATGCGGTGATGGAAAACACTAAAGCTGCGGTAGTTGTGCCATTGGATGCTCAATGGAGTGACGTAGGTAGTTGGTCATCGCTTTGGGACATCGAAGCTAAAGATGAACGTGGAAATGTATGTAAAGGCGATGTTTTAACACTTAATACCAATAATTCACTGATTTCTTCCAATGATAGGTTGGTGGCTACCATCGGCTTAGACGATGTGGTAATAGTGGATACTAAAGATGCGGTGTTAGTCTCTAAGCGAAGCGACGTACAACAGGTTAAACAAATTGTTGCAGAGTTAGATGCTCAAGGTCGTAAAGAAACTAAACATAACCGCGAAGTATACCGACCTTGGGGCAAGTATGACTGTATTGATGCTGGTGATCGTTTTCAAGTTAAGCGGATTACGGTAAAACCAGGGGCGAAACTATCGTTACAGATGCATCACCATAGAGCTGAGCATTGGGTCGTGGTAAAAGGTACGGCTAAGGTGACGAAAGACGATAAAGAGATTTTGCTTACAGAAAATCAATCTACTTATATCCCAGTAGGAAGTGTTCACGCTTTAGAAAACCCAGGTTTAGTAAATCTTGAATTGATAGAAGTACAGTCAGGTTCTTATCTAGGTGAAGATGATATTGTTCGTTACAAAGATGATTACGGAAGAGCTTAA
- a CDS encoding ion channel, with translation MTRGNLSSNYTYQQKFTRVGLRGLLATILMMIALFPFSIYMPFAGYFLSFSMSIFLLFSVYTVSQNKRTLWIGIFLAVPTFISSWSIGFSGFKSSLFIDMFTNILFIGFITLVLMEAVFKAKRITGDIIAGSICIYLLLGFLWSFIYILCDLFLPNSFTMKPNSIESQYNYFYFSFVTLTSLGYGDISPNNPFSETFAMLEAVVGQIYLTVMVAWLVGVHVSQQEVSANQKSVDKNLEADV, from the coding sequence ATGACTAGAGGCAATCTCAGTTCTAATTACACTTATCAACAAAAATTCACTAGAGTAGGCTTACGAGGATTATTAGCAACAATTTTAATGATGATTGCGTTGTTTCCTTTCTCTATATACATGCCATTTGCTGGTTACTTCTTAAGTTTTAGTATGAGTATATTCTTGCTGTTTTCTGTTTATACAGTGAGCCAGAATAAACGAACTTTATGGATAGGGATTTTTCTTGCCGTACCGACATTTATTAGTAGTTGGTCAATCGGATTTTCGGGTTTTAAATCAAGTCTTTTTATTGACATGTTTACCAATATTCTATTTATCGGATTCATAACGCTAGTGTTAATGGAAGCTGTATTTAAAGCGAAGAGAATTACAGGAGATATTATTGCAGGCAGTATCTGCATCTATTTATTATTAGGTTTTTTGTGGAGTTTTATTTACATTCTTTGTGATCTTTTCCTGCCAAATTCATTTACGATGAAGCCTAATTCGATAGAATCTCAGTATAATTATTTTTACTTCAGTTTCGTTACCTTAACATCACTGGGTTATGGTGATATTTCCCCAAACAATCCTTTTTCTGAAACTTTCGCAATGTTGGAAGCCGTTGTTGGGCAAATATATTTAACCGTAATGGTCGCATGGTTAGTTGGAGTCCATGTGAGTCAACAAGAGGTATCGGCAAATCAAAAATCTGTTGATAAAAACCTTGAGGCTGATGTTTAA
- a CDS encoding IclR family transcriptional regulator, protein MSESETKKRQYSAPALSKGLDILELMASQSEGLSLRQISDLLGRQKSELFRMLVVLEERGYISTIPDSDKYIISMKLFGLAHQLPDIKRITAIAEPLMREFSNRSEQSCHLVVERSSEGVVIMQKDSPSDQRFGIRIGAKVPLQNTCSGHVLLAFADEDSRTVMMDGIPASKHLPENVLTEICDRVKAQGFENVESQQIAGVKDIGFPIFNYSGNVIAALVVPYLSHLDNTNAMDFESVKVLLGEIAARMSEQLGYDAK, encoded by the coding sequence ATGTCGGAATCAGAAACCAAAAAACGACAATATTCAGCTCCTGCGCTAAGTAAAGGATTAGATATTTTAGAGTTGATGGCGAGTCAATCAGAAGGGTTGAGCCTAAGACAAATCAGCGATCTTTTAGGTAGGCAAAAATCTGAACTTTTCAGAATGTTAGTTGTACTAGAGGAACGTGGTTACATTAGTACTATTCCAGATTCAGATAAATACATCATCTCGATGAAGCTATTTGGGCTTGCTCATCAATTGCCTGATATCAAGCGTATTACTGCGATTGCAGAACCACTTATGAGAGAGTTCTCTAATCGTTCAGAACAATCATGCCATTTAGTAGTTGAGCGGAGTTCTGAAGGTGTGGTGATCATGCAAAAAGACAGCCCAAGTGACCAAAGGTTCGGGATTCGAATTGGGGCTAAAGTGCCTTTGCAAAATACTTGCTCAGGTCACGTATTACTGGCTTTTGCCGACGAAGATAGCCGTACAGTAATGATGGATGGCATTCCCGCATCTAAGCATTTACCTGAAAATGTACTTACTGAAATTTGTGACAGAGTGAAAGCCCAAGGTTTTGAAAATGTTGAGAGCCAACAAATCGCTGGGGTTAAAGACATTGGATTCCCAATCTTTAATTATTCTGGGAATGTAATCGCAGCTCTTGTCGTGCCTTATTTATCTCACCTTGATAATACTAACGCCATGGATTTTGAATCAGTCAAAGTCTTATTGGGGGAAATTGCTGCGCGTATGTCAGAGCAATTGGGATATGATGCTAAATAA
- a CDS encoding efflux RND transporter periplasmic adaptor subunit, translated as MSRKIAIAILLCSPLFTAPTMAKDPKAVVVEAYTMQKAEISQYQYAQGTIKSVRREYLVFQNSGRVAFIKTSENGETLQEGDYVKGPSNTVKKGELLAELDHRKSSQQIKSARAQLDSARIKLRQAKKAFARGKELKQRSVIGAQQYEQYEADYQQSLVGVRQAEADLDRLEVGLDDSQLRAPFDGQIAFINIREGDYITPQQFDTTNQDSAARTAPIVLIDPKNFQVEVNLPLYTGRYVKKGQPAYIIDQETLAKLQVIGEKNYQSLSDEFVPAQVLSVSPAVNPKDRSIRARIRSTEVTKPLLNGDFVTVWIAVAQKQNALVLPMNALINQGNKHFTFVIDANNEVHKREVKLGILGTEGVEIVSGLKVGDRVVTRGKARMSDGLKVKVAKTEQLSESNQG; from the coding sequence GTGAGTAGAAAAATAGCGATTGCTATTTTGTTATGCTCTCCACTATTCACTGCTCCGACAATGGCAAAAGACCCCAAAGCAGTTGTTGTTGAAGCTTATACAATGCAAAAGGCTGAAATCAGCCAATATCAGTATGCTCAAGGTACGATCAAATCTGTACGTCGTGAATACCTTGTTTTCCAAAACTCTGGACGTGTTGCTTTTATTAAAACTTCAGAAAACGGTGAAACACTCCAAGAAGGTGACTATGTTAAAGGCCCATCAAATACGGTTAAAAAGGGTGAACTTCTAGCTGAGCTTGACCATAGAAAAAGTAGTCAACAAATTAAAAGTGCTAGAGCTCAACTTGATTCCGCACGAATTAAATTAAGACAAGCTAAAAAAGCGTTTGCTCGCGGTAAAGAGCTTAAACAGCGTAGTGTTATTGGTGCGCAGCAATATGAGCAATACGAAGCAGATTATCAGCAATCACTGGTTGGTGTGCGTCAAGCTGAAGCCGATTTAGACAGATTAGAAGTTGGACTAGACGATAGCCAATTGCGCGCGCCATTTGACGGCCAAATTGCTTTTATCAACATTCGTGAGGGTGATTACATTACACCGCAGCAGTTTGATACCACTAATCAAGATTCAGCAGCACGAACTGCTCCAATCGTATTGATTGATCCAAAGAATTTCCAAGTAGAAGTAAACCTACCTTTATACACTGGCCGTTATGTTAAGAAAGGTCAACCAGCTTACATTATTGATCAAGAAACCCTAGCTAAGTTGCAAGTGATTGGTGAAAAAAATTACCAATCGTTATCTGATGAATTTGTACCTGCTCAAGTATTATCGGTAAGTCCTGCGGTTAATCCTAAAGACCGTTCTATCCGAGCTCGTATTCGCAGCACTGAGGTTACTAAGCCACTGCTAAATGGTGACTTTGTTACGGTTTGGATTGCTGTTGCTCAAAAGCAAAATGCGCTAGTACTTCCTATGAATGCGCTAATAAATCAAGGCAATAAGCACTTTACGTTTGTGATTGATGCCAATAATGAAGTTCATAAGCGTGAAGTGAAATTAGGCATTTTAGGAACGGAGGGTGTTGAAATTGTTTCTGGTCTTAAAGTTGGCGATCGCGTTGTAACTCGTGGTAAAGCACGAATGAGTGATGGCCTTAAAGTAAAAGTGGCTAAAACCGAGCAATTATCTGAATCTAACCAAGGGTAG
- a CDS encoding phosphomannomutase CpsG (capsular polysaccharide biosynthesis protein; catalyzes the formation of D-mannose 6-phosphate from alpha-D-mannose 1-phosphate): MPLTCFKSYDIRGRLGTELNENIAYDIGRAYARVIKPKSVVIGGDARATSESLKLALSQGLQAEGVDTIDIGLVGTEEIYFAVPHLNAGGGIMVTASHNPIDYNGMKLVREQSIPLSGGTELLAIKSLAETKPWKDEITEDACLGSYQVQSILAPYVQHLLSYIDVSKLRPLKLVVNSGNGAAGHVIDALEGQFERLDVPIEFIKVFHEPDETFPNGIPNPILIENRQVTIDAVLAHKADFGIAWDGDFDRCFLFDETGQFIEGYYIVGLLAEMFLQKSSGEPIIHDPRLIWNTQDIVKNAGGQPIMSQTGHAFIKERMRAENAIYGGEMSAHHYFRDFHYCDSGMIPWLLVAELLSIKEQPLSEMVSERISHYPSSGEINLKIIDPELAKRSVLAEFGSQAIEVDNTDGISMTFADSGKQWRFNLRCSNTEPLVRLNLESRADKRLMQEKTKELLSFLTQFSIDKEC, translated from the coding sequence ATGCCATTAACCTGCTTTAAAAGTTATGATATTCGTGGTCGATTAGGTACAGAATTGAATGAAAACATCGCCTACGATATTGGTAGAGCTTATGCGAGAGTGATTAAACCGAAATCAGTCGTAATTGGCGGAGATGCGAGGGCGACGAGTGAATCATTAAAGTTGGCATTAAGCCAAGGTTTACAAGCTGAAGGCGTCGATACCATTGATATTGGGCTGGTCGGTACTGAAGAAATTTACTTTGCAGTTCCCCACCTTAATGCTGGCGGCGGTATTATGGTGACCGCCTCTCATAATCCTATCGACTACAACGGGATGAAGTTAGTACGTGAGCAAAGTATTCCTTTGTCTGGCGGTACTGAATTATTAGCCATCAAATCACTCGCAGAAACTAAACCATGGAAAGATGAAATCACGGAAGATGCTTGTTTGGGCTCTTACCAAGTTCAATCTATTTTAGCTCCTTATGTACAGCACCTTCTGAGCTATATCGATGTATCTAAACTAAGACCACTAAAGCTGGTTGTTAACTCTGGTAATGGTGCAGCAGGTCATGTGATAGATGCCCTTGAAGGTCAATTTGAAAGGCTTGATGTGCCAATTGAGTTTATCAAAGTATTTCATGAGCCAGATGAAACCTTTCCAAATGGTATTCCCAACCCGATATTAATCGAGAATCGTCAAGTTACGATTGATGCTGTTTTGGCTCACAAGGCAGACTTTGGCATTGCATGGGATGGTGATTTTGATCGTTGTTTTTTATTTGACGAAACAGGGCAGTTTATTGAAGGGTATTATATCGTCGGACTTCTAGCTGAAATGTTTTTACAGAAAAGCAGTGGCGAGCCAATCATTCACGATCCAAGGCTTATTTGGAATACCCAAGATATTGTAAAAAATGCTGGTGGTCAGCCGATCATGAGTCAAACGGGTCACGCTTTTATTAAAGAGCGAATGCGAGCCGAAAACGCAATATACGGTGGAGAAATGTCAGCCCATCACTACTTTAGGGATTTCCACTATTGTGATTCCGGTATGATCCCTTGGTTACTGGTTGCAGAGTTATTATCGATCAAAGAACAGCCATTATCAGAGATGGTTTCTGAACGGATCTCCCATTATCCATCTTCAGGTGAAATCAATTTAAAAATCATAGATCCTGAATTAGCAAAGCGATCAGTATTAGCTGAATTTGGTTCGCAAGCTATTGAGGTCGATAACACTGACGGTATTTCTATGACTTTTGCTGATTCGGGAAAACAATGGCGATTTAACCTGCGATGCTCCAATACAGAGCCACTGGTTCGTCTAAATCTTGAATCAAGGGCTGATAAGCGCTTAATGCAAGAAAAGACAAAAGAATTACTGAGTTTCCTTACTCAATTTTCTATAGATAAGGAGTGCTGA
- a CDS encoding DUF1223 domain-containing protein, with protein sequence MKWIIFAGLLGFSGFIHSQTLESFSKESSAESPVFMELYTSQGCNSCPPAETWISSFVDNKQLWQRYFPIAFHVTYWNYLGWKDPFSQRQFSKRQYKHLNALNIRQVYTPEFVVNGHEWRGWFERNVKQITELPSKDVGKLKVEISRSNLKAQFKPSDKNGLNSQDYKLYVSLIGSGYHTPITRGENRNKTLQQDFVALTLSGFNLNNNFSVSEALPAIPKSSKQAPKLAWVVWVEYKGKAIQAVGDWLSTPYL encoded by the coding sequence ATGAAGTGGATAATATTTGCAGGACTTCTTGGTTTTAGTGGCTTTATACACAGCCAGACACTAGAGAGTTTCTCTAAAGAAAGTAGTGCTGAGTCCCCTGTATTCATGGAGCTATACACATCCCAAGGTTGTAATAGTTGCCCACCAGCTGAAACTTGGATCTCCTCTTTTGTCGACAACAAGCAATTATGGCAGCGCTACTTCCCTATCGCCTTTCATGTCACCTATTGGAATTATCTAGGTTGGAAAGATCCTTTTTCGCAACGCCAATTTAGTAAACGTCAATATAAGCATTTAAATGCTCTGAACATTAGACAAGTCTACACCCCTGAGTTTGTGGTTAATGGTCATGAATGGCGTGGTTGGTTCGAGAGAAACGTAAAGCAAATAACAGAATTACCTAGCAAAGACGTTGGGAAATTAAAGGTTGAGATTAGCCGAAGTAACCTTAAAGCCCAATTTAAACCATCTGATAAAAATGGGCTTAACTCTCAGGATTACAAGCTCTATGTATCATTGATTGGAAGTGGCTATCACACTCCAATCACACGAGGAGAAAATCGCAATAAGACGCTTCAGCAAGACTTTGTCGCATTAACACTCAGTGGCTTTAACCTCAATAATAACTTCAGTGTCAGTGAAGCCTTGCCTGCTATACCCAAATCATCAAAGCAAGCGCCTAAATTAGCTTGGGTTGTATGGGTTGAATACAAAGGAAAGGCCATCCAGGCCGTTGGCGATTGGCTCAGCACTCCTTATCTATAG
- a CDS encoding efflux RND transporter permease subunit, whose translation MSSQEQSKAPSFFQRFFFLKTTFAKLLLLIIIVGGWLSASNMVKESQPDLEIASATVTTTWAGGDAQSIEQTVTNKLEKELKTLKGLKTIQSGSFTGYSVINVEFKSNVDAKDAMTRLRGKVSAAEGDLPKAADKPKVVQASVSDKPIFSIRLHGDKPLSELTSLAKTIKHQFERVSGVNKTEITGDRDDIVMVRLIGSRLNALGISPVDVRNALQAANLDMPWGRFDGEQIGATFRIAGRFRSVEQLQNLPIKRFEQNRVVLLKEVAEVKRTAAEERTRTFFSSGGKDFTRAVGVSITKQPGTDAIEIIDNTKQVLDDLKASPEWPKGVDASIVVDESTNIHRDLMNVFNNGWQSVIAVFVVLLISLTWREALIAGLAIPISFAGGLIIIAGFGYSLNQIVIIGMVIALGLLVDVFIMMMEGMHDNMFVKGKNFGQSALATVKTYGIPALTGQLTTILAMAPLLGISGMVGKFIRSMPMTAIACLIASYIVALLLCVPLSKYLLPKAGTKLQKTKVDKITETYSDKLANLLEKRFLSSKKVALTWIGIAVTAFVASLMALSTLPSEMMPKADGRNMGILVEMAPTTSLLEAQQCATAVGDKLRQQPYFESVTENVGQKSQFSMTSPSDQLLPSKSLGFVGFTTIFVPKSDREKLAYQYVPEISKAIDSAIDSCPGGKVLITPELGGAGSESPVQIQIEGDDMAQLRTIANQVIDDLKSIKGATNVRHNLGLPNIEFKATPKMEALNFYGISLEDLANQTRLLMTSDKVGKFVLGGIKEDIDIFMGYSWPSRNGEIGGPTSLYETNLLNITLPDGRSVPLSELINIELRESATAILHKDSKRTVTVLADTDNRTASEINADLEPMLQKQMKSWPQGYKFRFGGEAESSKEVFGSAGVMLVLALFLVFALLVLQFDSFKQPGIVMAAIPLALTGTFFGFYLLSMPFSFMAMVGIIALIGIVVNNSIVMIDTMNTYRKNGMSALEASARGAADRLRPILTTSLTTVAGMVTLAIGQKMWLPLSWAIISGLTLSTILALFIVPCLYFVIPSDTSEEEAV comes from the coding sequence ATGAGTAGCCAAGAACAATCCAAGGCACCCTCGTTTTTTCAACGCTTCTTTTTCTTAAAAACGACGTTTGCCAAATTATTATTACTGATCATCATTGTTGGTGGCTGGCTATCAGCTTCCAACATGGTAAAAGAATCTCAACCTGATTTAGAAATCGCTTCTGCGACGGTTACAACCACATGGGCTGGTGGTGATGCGCAAAGTATTGAACAAACGGTTACGAATAAGCTTGAGAAAGAACTCAAAACCCTTAAAGGCTTAAAAACCATTCAGAGTGGTTCCTTTACGGGCTATTCAGTAATCAATGTTGAGTTTAAATCCAATGTTGATGCTAAAGATGCCATGACACGCTTGCGTGGCAAGGTAAGTGCTGCTGAAGGTGACTTACCCAAAGCGGCTGATAAACCTAAAGTCGTTCAAGCGAGTGTTAGTGATAAGCCTATCTTTAGTATTCGCTTGCATGGCGACAAACCTCTTTCGGAGTTAACCAGTTTAGCGAAAACCATTAAGCATCAGTTTGAACGTGTTTCTGGTGTAAATAAAACAGAAATTACCGGTGACCGTGATGACATCGTCATGGTTCGTTTGATTGGCTCACGCCTGAATGCGCTTGGTATTTCTCCTGTCGATGTTCGCAATGCACTACAAGCGGCTAACTTGGATATGCCTTGGGGACGCTTTGACGGTGAACAAATTGGTGCGACGTTCCGAATTGCAGGACGCTTTAGAAGTGTCGAGCAATTACAAAATCTCCCAATTAAGCGTTTTGAGCAAAATCGTGTCGTCCTGTTAAAAGAAGTGGCTGAAGTTAAAAGAACAGCCGCAGAAGAGCGTACGCGTACTTTCTTTAGTTCAGGTGGTAAAGACTTCACTCGTGCCGTTGGTGTTTCAATCACTAAGCAGCCGGGAACAGATGCAATTGAAATTATCGATAACACTAAACAAGTTCTTGATGATTTAAAAGCGAGCCCTGAATGGCCAAAAGGCGTTGATGCTTCAATTGTTGTTGATGAATCTACCAATATTCATCGTGATTTGATGAATGTATTCAACAATGGTTGGCAATCAGTGATTGCTGTATTTGTCGTGCTTTTGATCAGCTTAACTTGGCGTGAAGCGTTAATTGCAGGTCTTGCCATTCCGATTTCTTTCGCTGGTGGCTTAATCATAATTGCTGGATTTGGTTACTCTCTTAACCAGATCGTGATCATTGGTATGGTTATCGCACTTGGCTTGCTTGTGGATGTATTCATCATGATGATGGAAGGCATGCACGATAATATGTTCGTTAAGGGCAAGAACTTTGGTCAATCAGCCCTTGCAACCGTAAAAACTTACGGGATACCGGCATTAACGGGACAGTTGACGACCATTTTGGCAATGGCTCCATTGCTGGGTATTTCAGGTATGGTGGGTAAGTTCATTCGCTCAATGCCGATGACGGCTATCGCCTGTTTGATTGCCTCTTATATTGTTGCATTGCTACTTTGCGTACCATTATCTAAATACCTACTACCTAAAGCGGGCACTAAGCTTCAAAAAACCAAAGTCGATAAAATCACTGAAACATACAGCGATAAGTTAGCTAATTTATTAGAGAAACGCTTTTTAAGTTCTAAAAAAGTGGCATTAACTTGGATAGGCATTGCGGTTACTGCTTTCGTGGCGAGTTTAATGGCGTTGAGTACCTTACCTTCGGAAATGATGCCAAAAGCCGATGGTCGCAATATGGGTATTTTAGTTGAAATGGCACCAACGACTTCTTTGCTAGAAGCTCAACAATGTGCCACTGCTGTCGGTGATAAACTGAGACAGCAACCTTACTTTGAAAGCGTCACTGAAAACGTAGGTCAGAAAAGTCAGTTTAGTATGACTTCTCCATCGGATCAGTTATTGCCTTCTAAATCACTGGGTTTTGTTGGATTTACCACGATTTTTGTACCTAAGAGTGACCGAGAAAAACTAGCTTATCAATATGTGCCTGAAATCAGTAAAGCAATTGATAGTGCGATTGATTCATGCCCTGGTGGCAAAGTATTAATTACACCTGAGTTAGGTGGTGCAGGCTCAGAATCGCCAGTACAGATCCAAATCGAAGGCGATGATATGGCGCAGCTTAGAACCATCGCCAATCAAGTCATTGACGATTTGAAATCCATCAAAGGTGCAACGAACGTTCGTCATAACTTAGGCTTACCAAACATTGAGTTTAAAGCAACGCCGAAAATGGAAGCCTTAAACTTTTACGGTATTAGCCTTGAAGATTTAGCTAACCAGACTCGCTTGTTAATGACTAGCGACAAGGTAGGTAAATTCGTATTGGGTGGCATTAAAGAAGATATTGATATCTTTATGGGTTACTCATGGCCAAGTCGTAATGGTGAAATTGGTGGACCAACAAGTCTTTATGAAACTAACTTGCTTAATATTACCTTGCCTGATGGTCGTAGCGTACCGTTATCTGAGCTTATCAATATTGAGCTAAGAGAATCAGCCACTGCAATTTTGCATAAAGACAGTAAACGTACCGTTACCGTTCTTGCCGATACCGATAACAGAACGGCCAGCGAAATTAATGCCGATTTAGAGCCGATGCTACAAAAGCAAATGAAGTCTTGGCCACAAGGATATAAATTCCGTTTTGGTGGTGAAGCAGAAAGCTCTAAAGAGGTGTTTGGATCTGCCGGTGTAATGTTGGTGCTTGCGTTGTTCTTAGTATTTGCGCTACTTGTGCTTCAGTTTGATAGCTTTAAGCAGCCGGGTATTGTAATGGCGGCTATTCCACTGGCATTAACAGGTACTTTCTTTGGTTTCTATTTGCTGAGTATGCCGTTCTCGTTTATGGCGATGGTGGGGATCATTGCTTTGATTGGTATCGTGGTGAACAACTCAATTGTAATGATTGATACCATGAATACTTATCGTAAAAACGGTATGTCTGCACTTGAAGCGTCAGCAAGAGGCGCCGCAGATAGATTACGTCCAATTTTAACTACATCGCTAACCACTGTTGCAGGTATGGTTACATTGGCAATTGGTCAAAAAATGTGGTTACCGCTTTCTTGGGCAATCATCAGTGGTTTGACGCTATCTACCATCTTGGCACTGTTCATCGTACCGTGTTTGTACTTTGTCATTCCAAGTGACACTTCTGAGGAAGAAGCTGTTTAA